Proteins found in one Micropterus dolomieu isolate WLL.071019.BEF.003 ecotype Adirondacks linkage group LG12, ASM2129224v1, whole genome shotgun sequence genomic segment:
- the intu gene encoding protein inturned isoform X3: MMFNISIDGSSFSKNLEDFDSIRSVLLYSDLEPEWLDDIQKNGELFYLELSEGEEEAALVQAAANQGVSTNHVRFSEKEAEVITEQNKKQRCGSRTKGEPALKRLARILRRKRRPSQRRGGGKDGGKDNSTLSSRPASILKNQPGQRQGVTVQQHQLKEVCVYLNPKRLGGSSAPLSESGGLLKALLGVVHCPSWSLRGQGDPAGVRQEERLTIHGLIPNSPAIKCGQILIGDVLVAVDDVDVTSENIERVLSCIPGPTQVKLTMETVALVDGSSASDTSSVRKTKASPPVSQLVRLLWGEDTAELQMSIGHIPHIVMYLSLKLDSASPQEEEEILYQYPVSEASSQLKGVRGIFLTLCDMLENVTGGQIISSSLLLGKHLVHVGYWKESNNLLVIGLPAERVPLLYLQTVVGDVVRTLKVMYGSLDSAFRKADHAPRLDHFFCLFFQQLIQPSRLREGSSAPPPDVSGTLFLDALPAVRWLTLPPEIKMEVDTVLSDFESSDFGEMSEDFFGLRRLYVILGSCLFYKSYLIANHLPKEDLLDVCLYCQHYCLLPLASEQRVGQLVIWREVFPQQRANCGGGTAPGYSQPHGRHFLLIVGLRHFMQCVLLEAGGCASPALGSPGPDCVYVDQVKATLLQLEVLEAGIEERLNAPPAPCLSCADWFLPAATARDRLDSLASSSPIFSKLAGAVKGSSTGSRARSLFGEKAQRSSLQRSLSDSGSEGQTDAGSGSGSSVAPGLSPHSTPDSARKLGGRRDSLGSGGSDGSGGSGGLFKISRMKHPNPFYLGTLKKTLTERETEEMYNTMKLTSGAENTLFHYVLMETVQGIFIAPTHREVAQLSGSIHPQLIRNFHHCCLSIRAAFQQSLPARGRRAADRPQGAGWGLGPVKEHGVLFQCKPENWTDQRKPAPTMTYWVIGRMLLEPVPQEFYVCFHDSVAEVPVEMAFRLSFGLAL; the protein is encoded by the exons atgATGTTTAACATTTCTATAGATGGAAGTTCATTCTCTAAAAATTTGGAGGACTTTGACTCCATTCGCAGTGTTCTCCTTTACAG tGACTTGGAACCGGAGTGGTTGGATGACATCCAGAAGAATGGCGAGCTTTTCTACCTGGAGCTGAGTGAAGGCGAAGAGGAGGCTGCTTTGGTCCAAGCTGCCGCCAATCAAGGCGTGTCCACTAATCATGTTCGCTTTAGCGAAAAAGAGGCAGAGGTTATCACAGAGCAAAACAAGAAGCAGCGGTGCGGTTCACGGACGAAAGGTGAGCCCGCACTTAAAAGGCTAGCCAGGATCCTGAGGAGAAAACGCCGGCCTTCTCAGcgcagaggaggagggaaagatGGGGGTAAAGACAACTCCACCTTATCATCACGTCCAGCGTCCATCCTGAAGAACCAGCCAGGTCAAAGGCAGGGTGTGACGGTTCAGCAGCATCAGCTGAAGGAAGTGTGTGTCTACCTCAACCCAAAGCGTCTTGGAGGTTCATCAGCACCTCTCTCTGAAAGTGGAGGCCTGCTGAAAGCGCTGCTCGGGGTGGTGCATTGCCCCTCCTGGAGCCTCAGAGGGCAGGGAGACCCTGCAGGGGTCAGACAGGAGGAAAGACTGACTATACATGGATTAATACCCAACAGCCCGGCCATCAAATGTGGCCAAATCCTAATTG GTGACGTGCTTGTAGCAGTGGACGACGTGGACGTGACCTCGGAAAACATCGAGAGGGTTCTGTCCTGCATCCCGGGACCAACACAG GTGAAGCTGACCATGGAGACGGTGGCTCTGGTAGACGGCAGCAGTGCTAGCGACACTTCATCAGTCCGTAAGACGAAGGCCTCTCCGCCAGTCAGCCAGCTGGTGCGTCTGCTGTGGGGGGAGGACACAGCCGAACTTCAGATGTCCATAGGACACATCCCACACATTGTCATGTACCTCTCACTTAAACTGGACTCAGCATCACCACAGGAGGAG gaGGAGATCTTGTACCAGTACCCGGTGTCTGAAGCATCCAGCCAGCTGAAAGGAGTGAGGGGGATCTTCCTCACGCTGTGTGACATGCTGGAGAATGTCACCGGAGGGCAGATAATCAG TTCTTCTCTCCTGCTCGGGAAACACCTGGTACACGTGGGCTACTGGAAGGAAAGCAACAACCTGTTGGTCATTGGTCTTCCTGCGGAGAG GGTTCCACTGCTGTATCTGCAGACGGTGGTGGGAGACGTAGTCCGGACGCTAAAAGTGATGTACGGCTCCTTGGACAG TGCTTTCAGGAAGGCAGACCACGCTCCCAGGCTGGACCATTTCTTCTGCCTGTTTTTCCAGCAGCTTATCCAACCATCTCGCTTGAGGGAAGGCTCCTCAGCCCCGCCCCCTGACGTCTCAGGGACCCTTTTCCTCGATGCACTGCCGGCGGTCCGATGGCTCACGCTGCCTCCGGAAATCAAg ATGGAAGTGGATACTGTCCTCTCTGATTTCGAGTCTTCTGATTTTGGAGAAATG TCGGAGGACTTTTTTGGCCTGAGGCGTCTGTATGTAATCCTCGGCTCCTGTTTGTTCTACAAG TCCTACCTGATCGCCAACCACCTTCCCAAAGAGGACCTGCTGGATGTGTGCTTGTACTGCCAGCACTACTGCCTGCTGCCGCTGGCGTCTGAGCAGCGGGTGGGTCAGCTCGTCATCTGGAGGGAGGTGTTTCCCCAGCAGAGAGCTAACTGCGGCGGCGGCACAGCGCCAGGCTACAGCCAGCCTCACGGAAGACACTTCCTCCTCATAGTGGGGCTG AGGCACTTCATGCAGTGTGTGCTGCTGGAAGCAGGTGGCTGTGCTTCACCAGCTTTGGGCTCTCCAGGACCTGACTGTGTTTACGTAGATCAG GTGAAGGCCACCTTGCTGCAGCTGGAGGTGTTGGAGGCAGGTATTGAGGAGCGTCTGAACGCTCCGCCTGCTCCCTGCCTGTCCTGTGCAGACTGGTTCCTCCCCGCCGCCACGGCCCGCGACCGCCTGGACAGCTTGGCCTCCTCCTCACCCATCTTCAGCAAGCTAGCCGGGGCAGTTAAAGGCTCCTCCACAGGGTCCAGAGCCCGCAGCCTGTTCGGGGAGAAGGCCCAGAGGTCCAGCCTCCAGAGGAGCCTGTCGGACAGCGGCAGTGAAGGACAGACGGATGCTGGGTCGGGGTCTGGTTCATCAGTGGCTCCAGGCCTCAGTCCACATTCCACCCCGGACTCAGCGAGGAAGCTAGGGGGGCGACGGGACTCGCTGGGGTCTGGAGGGTCTGATGGGAGTGGAGGCAGCGGAGGCCTCTTTAAG ATTTCCAGGATGAAGCACCCAAACCCTTTCTACCTGGGCACCCTGAAGAAGACCCTGACTGAAAGGGAGACGGAGGAGATGTATAACACAATGAA actaACCTCTGGCGCGGAGAACACCTTGTTCCACTACGTCCTGATGGAGACAGTTCAGGGGATCTTCATCGCTCCTACTCACAGAGAGGTGGCTCAGCTCAGCGGCTCCATTCACCCACAGCTCATCCGCaacttccaccactgctgccTCTCCATACGGGCTGCTTTTCAGCAGAGCCTGCCAGCCAGG GGTCGTAGGGCTGCAGACAGGCCTCAGGGCGCTGGTTGGGGTCTGGGTCCTGTGAAGGAACACGGAGTTCTGTTCCAGTGTAAACCTGAGAACTGGACCGACCAGCGGAAACCTGCTCCCACCATGACTTACTGGGTTATAGG ACGGATGCTGCTGGAGCCTGTCCCTCAGGAATTCTACGTGTGTTTCCACGACTCGGTGGCAGAGGTTCCCGTAGAGATGGCCTTCAGACTGTCCTTCGGTCTGGCCTTGTGA
- the aadat gene encoding kynurenine/alpha-aminoadipate aminotransferase, mitochondrial, with the protein MNYARFLTAVSAARKPSPIRMLTELQQQSPPSLISLAGGAPNPNTFPFLSASIKVKNGQTVTFDEAAMKRALQYSASNGLPELLTWMKNLQKKLHNPPTAGYPPEKGLMEMCVTTGSQEGLCKVFEMLVNPGDNVLLDAPTYSGTLAALQPLGCNLINVPSDQHGMIPAALKEVLSRWDPSEVHEPGSTAPRILYTIPNGGNPTGASMTAQRKQEVYDLARQYDMLIIEDDPYYFLQFDKPWAPTFLSMDVDGRIIRTDSFSKILSSGLRMGFVTGPKPLVDRVVLHIQASTMHTSTFTQLMVSELLHSWGQEGFLQHIDGVIEFYRKQRDAMIGSADKWLKDVAEWHAPSAGMFLWIKLKGIADTQQLIMKKALEKEVLLVPGGVFMINSSEPCPYVRAAFSLSTPEQIDEAFRRLSSLIKEAL; encoded by the exons ATGAATTACGCTCGGTTTCTGACTGCTGTCAGCGCCGCCAGAAAGCCCTCCCCCATCAGGATGCTGA CCGAGCTACAGCAGCAGTCGCCTCCGTCTCTGATCTCTTTGGCCGGAGGAGCGCCCAACCCCAACACCTTCCCCTTCCTGTCAGCGTCCATTAAGGTGAAGAACGGACAGACGGTCACGTTTGACGAGGCGGCGATGAAGAGGGCTCTGCAGTACTCTGCCTCTAACGG ACTACCCGAGCTGCTGACGTGGATGAAGAACCTGCAGAAGAAGCTCCACAACCCGCCGACCGCCGGCTACCCCCCCGAGAAGGGCCTGATGGAGATGTGTGTGACCACGGGGAGCCAGGAGGGGCTCTGTAAG GTGTTTGAGATGCTGGTCAACCCTGGAGACAACGTTCTGCTGGATGCACCCACATATTCAGGCACGCTTGCAGCG CTCCAGCCGCTAGGTTGCAACTTAATCAACGTCCCCAGCGATCAGCACGGCATGATACCTGCAGCCCTGAAGGAGGTTTTGTCGCGGTGGGACCCCTCAGAGGTCCACGAGCCCGGCAGCACCGCTCCCAGGATCCTCTACACCATCCCCAACGGTGGAAACCCCACCGGGGCCTCCATGACGGCTCAGAGGAAGCAGGAAGTGTATGAT CTGGCCAGGCAGTATGACATGCTCATAATTGAGGACGACCCCTACTACTTCCTGCAGTTTGACAAG CCGTGGGCTCCCACATTTCTCTCCATGGACGTTGACGGGCGGATCATCAGGACAGACTCCTTCTCTAAGATCCTGTCTTCGGG GCTGAGGATGGGTTTTGTGACCGGCCCCAAACCGCTGGTAGACAGGGTGGTGCTGCACATCCAGGCCTCAACAATGCACACAAGTACCTTCACGCAG CTCATGGTGTCTGAGTTGTTGCACAGCTGGGGCCAAGAGGGTTTCCTTCAACACATAGATGG GGTGATTGAGTTTTACAGGAAACAACGTGACGCCATGATCGGCTCTGCAGACAAGTGGCTCAAAG atGTTGCGGAGTGGCATGCTCCGTCGGCAGGCATGTTCCTGTGGATCAAACTAAAGGGCATCGCCGATACCCAACAGCTGATTATGAAGAAAGCCTTGGAGAAAGAG GTGCTGCTGGTTCCTGGAGGCGTCTTCATGATCAACAGCAGTGAGCCCTGTCCCTACGTCAGAgcagccttttctctctccacacCAGAGCAGATTGATgag GCTTTCAGAAGACTCTCTTCTCTCATCAAAGAAGCTTTGTGA
- the intu gene encoding protein inturned isoform X2 — protein MAFANSRQCVDRSLCSGRTGEDGAEHDKDSDCDSASSFNSSDYSDDLEPEWLDDIQKNGELFYLELSEGEEEAALVQAAANQGVSTNHVRFSEKEAEVITEQNKKQRCGSRTKGEPALKRLARILRRKRRPSQRRGGGKDGGKDNSTLSSRPASILKNQPGQRQGVTVQQHQLKEVCVYLNPKRLGGSSAPLSESGGLLKALLGVVHCPSWSLRGQGDPAGVRQEERLTIHGLIPNSPAIKCGQILIGDVLVAVDDVDVTSENIERVLSCIPGPTQVKLTMETVALVDGSSASDTSSVRKTKASPPVSQLVRLLWGEDTAELQMSIGHIPHIVMYLSLKLDSASPQEEEEILYQYPVSEASSQLKGVRGIFLTLCDMLENVTGGQIISSSLLLGKHLVHVGYWKESNNLLVIGLPAERVPLLYLQTVVGDVVRTLKVMYGSLDSAFRKADHAPRLDHFFCLFFQQLIQPSRLREGSSAPPPDVSGTLFLDALPAVRWLTLPPEIKMEVDTVLSDFESSDFGEMSEDFFGLRRLYVILGSCLFYKSYLIANHLPKEDLLDVCLYCQHYCLLPLASEQRVGQLVIWREVFPQQRANCGGGTAPGYSQPHGRHFLLIVGLRHFMQCVLLEAGGCASPALGSPGPDCVYVDQVKATLLQLEVLEAGIEERLNAPPAPCLSCADWFLPAATARDRLDSLASSSPIFSKLAGAVKGSSTGSRARSLFGEKAQRSSLQRSLSDSGSEGQTDAGSGSGSSVAPGLSPHSTPDSARKLGGRRDSLGSGGSDGSGGSGGLFKISRMKHPNPFYLGTLKKTLTERETEEMYNTMKLTSGAENTLFHYVLMETVQGIFIAPTHREVAQLSGSIHPQLIRNFHHCCLSIRAAFQQSLPARGRRAADRPQGAGWGLGPVKEHGVLFQCKPENWTDQRKPAPTMTYWVIGRMLLEPVPQEFYVCFHDSVAEVPVEMAFRLSFGLAL, from the exons ATGGCCTTCGCAAATTCCCGCCAGTGTGTCGACAGAAGTCTTTGTAGCGGCCGCACGGGAGAAGATGGTGCCGAGCACGACAAGGATAGCGACTGTGACTCTGCATCGAGTTTCAACAGCTCCGACTACTCTGA tGACTTGGAACCGGAGTGGTTGGATGACATCCAGAAGAATGGCGAGCTTTTCTACCTGGAGCTGAGTGAAGGCGAAGAGGAGGCTGCTTTGGTCCAAGCTGCCGCCAATCAAGGCGTGTCCACTAATCATGTTCGCTTTAGCGAAAAAGAGGCAGAGGTTATCACAGAGCAAAACAAGAAGCAGCGGTGCGGTTCACGGACGAAAGGTGAGCCCGCACTTAAAAGGCTAGCCAGGATCCTGAGGAGAAAACGCCGGCCTTCTCAGcgcagaggaggagggaaagatGGGGGTAAAGACAACTCCACCTTATCATCACGTCCAGCGTCCATCCTGAAGAACCAGCCAGGTCAAAGGCAGGGTGTGACGGTTCAGCAGCATCAGCTGAAGGAAGTGTGTGTCTACCTCAACCCAAAGCGTCTTGGAGGTTCATCAGCACCTCTCTCTGAAAGTGGAGGCCTGCTGAAAGCGCTGCTCGGGGTGGTGCATTGCCCCTCCTGGAGCCTCAGAGGGCAGGGAGACCCTGCAGGGGTCAGACAGGAGGAAAGACTGACTATACATGGATTAATACCCAACAGCCCGGCCATCAAATGTGGCCAAATCCTAATTG GTGACGTGCTTGTAGCAGTGGACGACGTGGACGTGACCTCGGAAAACATCGAGAGGGTTCTGTCCTGCATCCCGGGACCAACACAG GTGAAGCTGACCATGGAGACGGTGGCTCTGGTAGACGGCAGCAGTGCTAGCGACACTTCATCAGTCCGTAAGACGAAGGCCTCTCCGCCAGTCAGCCAGCTGGTGCGTCTGCTGTGGGGGGAGGACACAGCCGAACTTCAGATGTCCATAGGACACATCCCACACATTGTCATGTACCTCTCACTTAAACTGGACTCAGCATCACCACAGGAGGAG gaGGAGATCTTGTACCAGTACCCGGTGTCTGAAGCATCCAGCCAGCTGAAAGGAGTGAGGGGGATCTTCCTCACGCTGTGTGACATGCTGGAGAATGTCACCGGAGGGCAGATAATCAG TTCTTCTCTCCTGCTCGGGAAACACCTGGTACACGTGGGCTACTGGAAGGAAAGCAACAACCTGTTGGTCATTGGTCTTCCTGCGGAGAG GGTTCCACTGCTGTATCTGCAGACGGTGGTGGGAGACGTAGTCCGGACGCTAAAAGTGATGTACGGCTCCTTGGACAG TGCTTTCAGGAAGGCAGACCACGCTCCCAGGCTGGACCATTTCTTCTGCCTGTTTTTCCAGCAGCTTATCCAACCATCTCGCTTGAGGGAAGGCTCCTCAGCCCCGCCCCCTGACGTCTCAGGGACCCTTTTCCTCGATGCACTGCCGGCGGTCCGATGGCTCACGCTGCCTCCGGAAATCAAg ATGGAAGTGGATACTGTCCTCTCTGATTTCGAGTCTTCTGATTTTGGAGAAATG TCGGAGGACTTTTTTGGCCTGAGGCGTCTGTATGTAATCCTCGGCTCCTGTTTGTTCTACAAG TCCTACCTGATCGCCAACCACCTTCCCAAAGAGGACCTGCTGGATGTGTGCTTGTACTGCCAGCACTACTGCCTGCTGCCGCTGGCGTCTGAGCAGCGGGTGGGTCAGCTCGTCATCTGGAGGGAGGTGTTTCCCCAGCAGAGAGCTAACTGCGGCGGCGGCACAGCGCCAGGCTACAGCCAGCCTCACGGAAGACACTTCCTCCTCATAGTGGGGCTG AGGCACTTCATGCAGTGTGTGCTGCTGGAAGCAGGTGGCTGTGCTTCACCAGCTTTGGGCTCTCCAGGACCTGACTGTGTTTACGTAGATCAG GTGAAGGCCACCTTGCTGCAGCTGGAGGTGTTGGAGGCAGGTATTGAGGAGCGTCTGAACGCTCCGCCTGCTCCCTGCCTGTCCTGTGCAGACTGGTTCCTCCCCGCCGCCACGGCCCGCGACCGCCTGGACAGCTTGGCCTCCTCCTCACCCATCTTCAGCAAGCTAGCCGGGGCAGTTAAAGGCTCCTCCACAGGGTCCAGAGCCCGCAGCCTGTTCGGGGAGAAGGCCCAGAGGTCCAGCCTCCAGAGGAGCCTGTCGGACAGCGGCAGTGAAGGACAGACGGATGCTGGGTCGGGGTCTGGTTCATCAGTGGCTCCAGGCCTCAGTCCACATTCCACCCCGGACTCAGCGAGGAAGCTAGGGGGGCGACGGGACTCGCTGGGGTCTGGAGGGTCTGATGGGAGTGGAGGCAGCGGAGGCCTCTTTAAG ATTTCCAGGATGAAGCACCCAAACCCTTTCTACCTGGGCACCCTGAAGAAGACCCTGACTGAAAGGGAGACGGAGGAGATGTATAACACAATGAA actaACCTCTGGCGCGGAGAACACCTTGTTCCACTACGTCCTGATGGAGACAGTTCAGGGGATCTTCATCGCTCCTACTCACAGAGAGGTGGCTCAGCTCAGCGGCTCCATTCACCCACAGCTCATCCGCaacttccaccactgctgccTCTCCATACGGGCTGCTTTTCAGCAGAGCCTGCCAGCCAGG GGTCGTAGGGCTGCAGACAGGCCTCAGGGCGCTGGTTGGGGTCTGGGTCCTGTGAAGGAACACGGAGTTCTGTTCCAGTGTAAACCTGAGAACTGGACCGACCAGCGGAAACCTGCTCCCACCATGACTTACTGGGTTATAGG ACGGATGCTGCTGGAGCCTGTCCCTCAGGAATTCTACGTGTGTTTCCACGACTCGGTGGCAGAGGTTCCCGTAGAGATGGCCTTCAGACTGTCCTTCGGTCTGGCCTTGTGA
- the intu gene encoding protein inturned isoform X1, with product MMFNISIDGSSFSKNLEDFDSIRSVLLYRQWPALPKRECLPLHTLIHLYSLVLIIDLGDLEPEWLDDIQKNGELFYLELSEGEEEAALVQAAANQGVSTNHVRFSEKEAEVITEQNKKQRCGSRTKGEPALKRLARILRRKRRPSQRRGGGKDGGKDNSTLSSRPASILKNQPGQRQGVTVQQHQLKEVCVYLNPKRLGGSSAPLSESGGLLKALLGVVHCPSWSLRGQGDPAGVRQEERLTIHGLIPNSPAIKCGQILIGDVLVAVDDVDVTSENIERVLSCIPGPTQVKLTMETVALVDGSSASDTSSVRKTKASPPVSQLVRLLWGEDTAELQMSIGHIPHIVMYLSLKLDSASPQEEEEILYQYPVSEASSQLKGVRGIFLTLCDMLENVTGGQIISSSLLLGKHLVHVGYWKESNNLLVIGLPAERVPLLYLQTVVGDVVRTLKVMYGSLDSAFRKADHAPRLDHFFCLFFQQLIQPSRLREGSSAPPPDVSGTLFLDALPAVRWLTLPPEIKMEVDTVLSDFESSDFGEMSEDFFGLRRLYVILGSCLFYKSYLIANHLPKEDLLDVCLYCQHYCLLPLASEQRVGQLVIWREVFPQQRANCGGGTAPGYSQPHGRHFLLIVGLRHFMQCVLLEAGGCASPALGSPGPDCVYVDQVKATLLQLEVLEAGIEERLNAPPAPCLSCADWFLPAATARDRLDSLASSSPIFSKLAGAVKGSSTGSRARSLFGEKAQRSSLQRSLSDSGSEGQTDAGSGSGSSVAPGLSPHSTPDSARKLGGRRDSLGSGGSDGSGGSGGLFKISRMKHPNPFYLGTLKKTLTERETEEMYNTMKLTSGAENTLFHYVLMETVQGIFIAPTHREVAQLSGSIHPQLIRNFHHCCLSIRAAFQQSLPARGRRAADRPQGAGWGLGPVKEHGVLFQCKPENWTDQRKPAPTMTYWVIGRMLLEPVPQEFYVCFHDSVAEVPVEMAFRLSFGLAL from the exons atgATGTTTAACATTTCTATAGATGGAAGTTCATTCTCTAAAAATTTGGAGGACTTTGACTCCATTCGCAGTGTTCTCCTTTACAG GCAGTGGCCAGCTTTGCCAAAGAGGGAGTGTCTCCCCCTCCACACACTTATCCATCTCTACTCCCTTGTGCTTATCATAGATTTGGG tGACTTGGAACCGGAGTGGTTGGATGACATCCAGAAGAATGGCGAGCTTTTCTACCTGGAGCTGAGTGAAGGCGAAGAGGAGGCTGCTTTGGTCCAAGCTGCCGCCAATCAAGGCGTGTCCACTAATCATGTTCGCTTTAGCGAAAAAGAGGCAGAGGTTATCACAGAGCAAAACAAGAAGCAGCGGTGCGGTTCACGGACGAAAGGTGAGCCCGCACTTAAAAGGCTAGCCAGGATCCTGAGGAGAAAACGCCGGCCTTCTCAGcgcagaggaggagggaaagatGGGGGTAAAGACAACTCCACCTTATCATCACGTCCAGCGTCCATCCTGAAGAACCAGCCAGGTCAAAGGCAGGGTGTGACGGTTCAGCAGCATCAGCTGAAGGAAGTGTGTGTCTACCTCAACCCAAAGCGTCTTGGAGGTTCATCAGCACCTCTCTCTGAAAGTGGAGGCCTGCTGAAAGCGCTGCTCGGGGTGGTGCATTGCCCCTCCTGGAGCCTCAGAGGGCAGGGAGACCCTGCAGGGGTCAGACAGGAGGAAAGACTGACTATACATGGATTAATACCCAACAGCCCGGCCATCAAATGTGGCCAAATCCTAATTG GTGACGTGCTTGTAGCAGTGGACGACGTGGACGTGACCTCGGAAAACATCGAGAGGGTTCTGTCCTGCATCCCGGGACCAACACAG GTGAAGCTGACCATGGAGACGGTGGCTCTGGTAGACGGCAGCAGTGCTAGCGACACTTCATCAGTCCGTAAGACGAAGGCCTCTCCGCCAGTCAGCCAGCTGGTGCGTCTGCTGTGGGGGGAGGACACAGCCGAACTTCAGATGTCCATAGGACACATCCCACACATTGTCATGTACCTCTCACTTAAACTGGACTCAGCATCACCACAGGAGGAG gaGGAGATCTTGTACCAGTACCCGGTGTCTGAAGCATCCAGCCAGCTGAAAGGAGTGAGGGGGATCTTCCTCACGCTGTGTGACATGCTGGAGAATGTCACCGGAGGGCAGATAATCAG TTCTTCTCTCCTGCTCGGGAAACACCTGGTACACGTGGGCTACTGGAAGGAAAGCAACAACCTGTTGGTCATTGGTCTTCCTGCGGAGAG GGTTCCACTGCTGTATCTGCAGACGGTGGTGGGAGACGTAGTCCGGACGCTAAAAGTGATGTACGGCTCCTTGGACAG TGCTTTCAGGAAGGCAGACCACGCTCCCAGGCTGGACCATTTCTTCTGCCTGTTTTTCCAGCAGCTTATCCAACCATCTCGCTTGAGGGAAGGCTCCTCAGCCCCGCCCCCTGACGTCTCAGGGACCCTTTTCCTCGATGCACTGCCGGCGGTCCGATGGCTCACGCTGCCTCCGGAAATCAAg ATGGAAGTGGATACTGTCCTCTCTGATTTCGAGTCTTCTGATTTTGGAGAAATG TCGGAGGACTTTTTTGGCCTGAGGCGTCTGTATGTAATCCTCGGCTCCTGTTTGTTCTACAAG TCCTACCTGATCGCCAACCACCTTCCCAAAGAGGACCTGCTGGATGTGTGCTTGTACTGCCAGCACTACTGCCTGCTGCCGCTGGCGTCTGAGCAGCGGGTGGGTCAGCTCGTCATCTGGAGGGAGGTGTTTCCCCAGCAGAGAGCTAACTGCGGCGGCGGCACAGCGCCAGGCTACAGCCAGCCTCACGGAAGACACTTCCTCCTCATAGTGGGGCTG AGGCACTTCATGCAGTGTGTGCTGCTGGAAGCAGGTGGCTGTGCTTCACCAGCTTTGGGCTCTCCAGGACCTGACTGTGTTTACGTAGATCAG GTGAAGGCCACCTTGCTGCAGCTGGAGGTGTTGGAGGCAGGTATTGAGGAGCGTCTGAACGCTCCGCCTGCTCCCTGCCTGTCCTGTGCAGACTGGTTCCTCCCCGCCGCCACGGCCCGCGACCGCCTGGACAGCTTGGCCTCCTCCTCACCCATCTTCAGCAAGCTAGCCGGGGCAGTTAAAGGCTCCTCCACAGGGTCCAGAGCCCGCAGCCTGTTCGGGGAGAAGGCCCAGAGGTCCAGCCTCCAGAGGAGCCTGTCGGACAGCGGCAGTGAAGGACAGACGGATGCTGGGTCGGGGTCTGGTTCATCAGTGGCTCCAGGCCTCAGTCCACATTCCACCCCGGACTCAGCGAGGAAGCTAGGGGGGCGACGGGACTCGCTGGGGTCTGGAGGGTCTGATGGGAGTGGAGGCAGCGGAGGCCTCTTTAAG ATTTCCAGGATGAAGCACCCAAACCCTTTCTACCTGGGCACCCTGAAGAAGACCCTGACTGAAAGGGAGACGGAGGAGATGTATAACACAATGAA actaACCTCTGGCGCGGAGAACACCTTGTTCCACTACGTCCTGATGGAGACAGTTCAGGGGATCTTCATCGCTCCTACTCACAGAGAGGTGGCTCAGCTCAGCGGCTCCATTCACCCACAGCTCATCCGCaacttccaccactgctgccTCTCCATACGGGCTGCTTTTCAGCAGAGCCTGCCAGCCAGG GGTCGTAGGGCTGCAGACAGGCCTCAGGGCGCTGGTTGGGGTCTGGGTCCTGTGAAGGAACACGGAGTTCTGTTCCAGTGTAAACCTGAGAACTGGACCGACCAGCGGAAACCTGCTCCCACCATGACTTACTGGGTTATAGG ACGGATGCTGCTGGAGCCTGTCCCTCAGGAATTCTACGTGTGTTTCCACGACTCGGTGGCAGAGGTTCCCGTAGAGATGGCCTTCAGACTGTCCTTCGGTCTGGCCTTGTGA
- the ino80b gene encoding INO80 complex subunit B → MGKRKDMIHPRFLGEGNSSLHSVHKRKHKKHKKHKRKHHNFAEAPQPEPVVFPRPPPQLRLKIKLGGQTLGTKSVPTFTVHPGVACPPSPLMIIDNDVDDDDDEDDDEDDDEPSVPLEQYRAWLDEDSNLATSPMPDMDSDSMPSRPVDEEERWLDALEKGELDDNGELKKEVDESLLTARQKALLHKQQSQPLLELPMGYKEKEMTAEMMQKREERARKRRLQAAKKAEENKNQTIERLTKTSKAKIKSMKDRKSKMSQCPMVRYSDSVQGLTISFPTGVPAPAPTPPCPPPAAQANCGVSGCTNLKKYSCSKTGVPLCSLECYKRNPLLVQSAV, encoded by the exons ATGGGGAAAAGGAAAGACATGATTCACCCCAGGTTCCTTG GTGAGGGCAACTCGAGCCTGCACAGCGTTCACAAGCgcaaacataaaaaacacaagaagCACAAGAGAAAGCACCACAACTTCGCGGAGGCCCCGCAGCCCGAGCCTGTCGTCTTTCCTCGGCCTCCTCCGCAGCTCCGGCTCAAGATCAAACTGGGAGGTCAGACGCTGGGGACCAAGAG CGTTCCCACCTTCACTGTGCATCCTGGTGTGGCTTGTCCTCCCTCTCCTTTGATGATCATTGATAATGATGTTGACGACGACGACGATGAGGATGACGATGAGGACGACGATGAGCCCTCTGTGCCGCTGGAGCAGTATCGGGCCTGGCTAG ATGAAGACAGCAACCTGGCCACGTCCCCCATGCCGGACATGGACTCAGACTCCATGCCGAGCAGGCCTGTGGACGAGGAGGAGCGGTGGCTGGACGCTTTGGAGAAGGGAGAGCTGGACGACAACGGGGAGCTGAAGAAGGAGGTCGACGAGTCTCTGCTGACagccagacag AAAGCCCTGCTGCACAAGCAGCAGAGCCAGCCTCTCCTGGAGCTCCCCATGGGCTACAAGGAGAAAGAGATGACCGCGGAGATGATGCAGAAGCGGGAGGAACGGGCCCGAAAGAGGCGCCTGCAGGCCGCCAAGAAGGCCGAAGAGAACAAGAATCAGACGATAGAGAGACTGACGAAAACCAGCAAGGCCAAGATCAAAAGCATGAAAGACAGGAAGTCCAAGATGAGTCAATGTCCCATGGTCCGGTACAGCGACTCTGTCCAGGGCCTGACCATCTCCTTCCCAACAGGGGTCCCCGCTCCTGCCCCGACGCCTCCCTGTCCTCCACCGGCAGCTCAGGCAAACTGCGGAGTCAGCGGCTGCACTAACCTCAAGAAGTACTCCTGCTCAAAGACCGGGGTCCCCCTCTGCAGCCTCGAGTGTTACAAGAGGAACCCGCTGCTTGTTCAGAGTGCAGTGTGA